One window of the Chanos chanos chromosome 11, fChaCha1.1, whole genome shotgun sequence genome contains the following:
- the exoc1l gene encoding exocyst complex component 1-like: MSSLLKEEMQKQLFRPQGEKLEEFIEIEEQQPGRHFLCVSVSKGKQVQISVVQCKKLERSGNKKPQRIGLQDSYLRTEVWVLQDLHLLDGRDPDVDDPCFLMHFDSVRPVRAVTCAAKYSVARTLVALSKQVGHADLTLRNFDWTYINPASIHSNRGDCMVLMQICFYAISLVCLSLCPVPL; the protein is encoded by the exons ATGTCATCGCTGTTGAAGGAGGAGATGCAGAAACAGCTGTTCAGGCCGCAGGGAGAGAAACTGGAGGAGTTTATAGAGATTGAGGAGCAACAGCCAGGcagacattttctctgtgtgtcag tGTCCAAGGGCAAACAGGTACAGATATCAGTGGTGCAGTGTAAGAAACTGGAACGTTCCGGTAATAAAAAGCCTCAGCGTATTGGTCTACAGGACTCATACTTAAGGACTGAGGTCTGGGTACTCCAGGACCTCCATCTTTTGGATGGGCGAGACCCTGATGTG GACGACCCCTGCTTCTTGATGCATTTCGATTCAGTTCGGCCAGTGAGAGCGGTGACCTGCGCTGCCAAGTACTCCGTGGCTCGCACGCTCGTTGCCCTAAGCAAACAAGTGGGCCACGCCGATCTCACCTTGCGGAATTTTGATTGGACCTACATCAATCCGGCATCCATCCACTCCAACAGAGGGGACTGCATGGTTCTAATGCAGATATGCTTCTACGCCATCAGCCtggtctgtttgtctttgtgtccgGTGCCACTCTAG
- the smc2 gene encoding structural maintenance of chromosomes protein 2 → MYIKSIVLEGFKSYAERTEINGFDPLFNAITGLNGSGKSNILDSICFLLGISNLSQVRATNLQDLVYKNGLAGVTKATVSITFDNSNKKQSPLGFETHDEITVTRQVVIGGRNKYLINGVNANNTRVQDLFCSVGLNVNNPHFLIMQGRITKVLNMKPPEILAMIEEAAGTRMYECKKISAQKTIEKKEAKLKEIQTILEEEISPAMEKLKEERSSYLEYQKLMREIEHLSRLYVAYQFVCAEETKVKSADDLQVMQDSITKLQENMRQNEAKVQELSKEIQELERRRDKEVGGVLKTLEETLAEAQRVDTKAQSALDLKKQNLKDETKKRKELVKNKEEDKKVLASKEAEVVKATERLQAVQEEGRKDAEELEAAQQHFRAVSAGLSANEDGAEATLAGQMMACKNDMSKADTEAKQAQMKLKHAQQELKNKQTQVKKMDSGYKKDQDAFEAVKKSRDKLQAELQKLNYEDGREESLLEQKRRLSREVTQLRETHESLMARFPNLRFEYTDPERNWDRSKVKGLVANLFAVTDVSHATALEVVAGGRLYNIVVDNEVTGKKILEKGELKRRYTIIPLNKISSRTLNDNVIHAAKDLVGADNVNVALSLVGYESELRKAMEYVFGTTLVCDTLDNAKKVAFDKRVSTKTVTLGGDVFDPQGTLTGGARPQTASVLSKLAEVKDVQDSLRTKEAELVAVETELRGLKGTAEKYRELKQQLDLKTEEAQLLEAKLQQSSFHKQQEELETLRKTIEESEETLKKTKEVQKKAEEKFKVLENKMKNAEAEREKELKAAQQRLNQAKSKADAYHKKLKERQQEASAVGLELEELKREQAGYEQQIQAVDEAIAAIQEQIDAMATEVSANKEAVRQAQEELCKQKEVILGQEREIKGKSGEANRLREQNNDAQLKIKELEHNISKHKKDSADAAARVARMLAENDWIAQERHLFGQPNTAYDFQANSPKEAGQRLKRLEETREKLERNVNRRAMNMLSEAEERYNDLKKKKRIVENDKAKILETIAELDQKKNEALNVAWQKVNKDFGSIFSTLLPGADARLAPPEGCGVLDGLEFKVALGNTWKENLTELSGGQRSLVALSLILAMLLFKPAPIYILDEVDAALDLSHTQNIGQMLRTHFTHSQFVVVSLKDGMFTNANVLFKTKFVDGISAVTRTAQSQEGKVLAQRAQEKAKTKDKRQRQILVN, encoded by the exons ATGTACATCAAGTCAATCGTTTTAGAGGGTTTCAAATCGTACGCCGAAAGAACTGAAATCAACGGATTTGACCCGTTGTTCAACGCCATCACTGGATTGAATGGTAGCGGAAAGTCAAACATTCTTGATTCGATTTGCTTTCTTCTTGGAATCTCGAATCTGTCACAA GTGCGAGCCACTAATCTTCAAGATTTGGTCTATAAAAATGGACTTGCTGGTGTCACTAAGGCAACCGTGTCAATCACCTTCGATAATTCTAACAAGAAACAGAGCCCGCTTGGATTTGAGACGCACGATGAGATTACTGTCACTAGACAG GTGGTTATCGGAGGCAGGAACAAATACCTAATTAACGGCGTGAACGCCAATAACACGCGGGTTCAGGACCTGTTCTGCTCCGTGGGTCTGAATGTGAACAACCCCCATTTCCTCATCATGCAG GGGAGAATTACAAAGGTTTTGAACATGAAACCACCTGAG ATCCTAGCCATGATCGAGGAGGCCGCAGGCACCAGAATGTACGAGTGTAAGAAAATCAGCGCTCAGAAAACCATCgaaaagaaagaggcaaaaCTGAAAGAGATACAGACG atattgGAGGAGGAGATATCTCCTGCCATGGAGAAGCTAAAGGAG gagCGTTCCTCGTACCTGGAGTACCAGAAGCTGATGCGGGAGATTGAACATTTGAGCAGGCTCTACGTGGCTTATCAGTTTGTCTGCGCTGAGGAGACCAAGGTCAAGTCAGCCGACGACCTGCAGGTGATGCAGGACTCCATCACCAAGCTGCAGGAAAACATGCGGCAGAACGAGGCCAAAGTCCAGGAGCTCAGTAAAGAGATCCAGGAGCTGGAACGCAGGAGAGACAAG gAAGTGGGAGGAGTTTTGAAGACTCTAGAGGAGACCCTGGCCGAAGCCCAGAGAGTGGACACTAAAGCGCAAAGCGCCCTCGACCTGAAGAAGCAGAACCTGAAAGAcgagaccaaaaaaagaaaagagctggtcaaaaacaaagaggag GATAAGAAGGTGCTGGCGTCGAAGGAAGCGGAGGTCGTCAAGGCGACGGAGCGTCTGCAGGCGGTGCAGGAGGAGGGGCGGAAGGACGCGGAGGAGCTGGAGGCGGCACAGCAGCACTTCCGCGCCGTGTCCGCCGGGCTCTCGGCCAATGAGGACGGAGCGGAGGCCACCCTCGCCGGGCAGATGATGGCCTGCAAAAACGACATGAGCAAAGCGGACACCGAGGCCAAACAG gctcagATGAAGCTGAAGCATGCCCAGCAGGAGCTGAAGAACAAACAGACCCAGGTGAAGAAGATGGACAGCGGCTATAAGAAAGATCAGGATGCTTTTGAGGCTGTGAAGAAATCTAGAGACAAACTCCAGGCTGAGCTCCAGAAACTCAACTACGAAG acggACGAGAGGAGAGCCTGCTGGAGCAGAAGAGACGCCTGTCTCGAGAGGTGACCCAGCTCAGAGAGACACACGAATCCCTCATGGCACGCTTCCCCAACCTCCGCTTCGAATACAC agatccGGAACGTAACTGGGATCGCAGTAAGGTCAAAGGTCTGGTCGCTAACCTCTTCGCCGTCACCGACGTGTCCCACGCCACCGCCCTGGAGGTCGTGGCCGGAGGTCGACTTTACAACATTGTTGTTGACAACGAG GTGACGGGAAAGAAGATTCTGGAAAAGGGAGAGCTGAAGCGTAGGTACACCATCATCCCCCTGAACAAGATCTCCTCCCGCACCCTCAACGACAACGTGATCCACGCCGCCAAAGACctg gtGGGGGCGGATAACGTGAATGTGGCCCTGTCTCTGGTGGGGTACGAGTCAGAACTCAGGAAAGCTATGGAGTACGTGTTTGGTACCACGCTGGTCTGTGACACTCTGGACAACGCCAAGAAAGTCGCTTTCGACAAACGCGTCTCCACCAAAACGGTCACGCTCGGAGGAGACGTGTTCGACCCCCAGGGAACGCTgactggag GTGCCCGTCCCCAGACTGCCTCGGTGTTGTCCAAACTGGCCGAGGTGAAGGACGTACAGGACAGTCTGCGCACGAAAGAGGCGGAGCTTGTTGCCGTGGAGACCGAGCTCCGCGGCCTGAAGGGAACAGCTGAAAA GTACCGTGAGCTGAAGCAGCAGTTGGACCTGAAGACTGAGGAGGCCCAGTTACTGGAGGCCAAACTCCAACAGAGCTCCTTCCACAAAcagcaggaggagctggagacGCTCCGCAAAACCATCG AGGAAAGCGAGGAGACGTTGAAGAAGACTAAGGAGGTGCAGAAAAAGGCGGAGGAGAAGTTTAAGGTCCTGGAGAATAAGATGAAGAACGCAGaggccgagagagagaaagagctgaaagCGGCTCAGCAGAGACTCAACCAGGCCAAGAGCAAGGCCGACGCCTACCACAAGAAACtcaaagagagacagcag GAGGCGTCTGCTGTCGGTTTGGAGTTAGAGGAGCTGAAGAGGGAGCAGGCTGGGTATGAGCAGCAGATTCAGGCTGTGGACGAGGCCATAGCGGCCATTCAGGAACAGATTGACGCCATGGCAACCGAAGTCTCAGCCAATAAG gaggctGTGCGTCAGGCCCAGGAGGAGCTGTGCAAACAGAAGGAGGTGATCCTgggtcaggagagagagattaaagggAAGAGTGGTGAAGCCAACCGtctgagagaacagaacaaTGACGCGCAGCTGAAAATCAAAGAGCTGGAACACAACATCAGCAAACACAAGAAAGACAGCGCAGACGCTGCTGCcagg GTGGCTCGGATGCTGGCGGAAAACGACTGGATCGCTCAGGAGAGACACCTGTTCGGTCAGCCCAACACGGCGTACGACTTCCAGGCCAACAGCCCCAAAGAGGCTGGGCAGCGTCTGAAGAGACTGGAGGAGACCAGGGAGAAGCTGGAGAGGAACGTGAACCGCAGGGCCATGAACATGCTGAGTGAGGCTGAGGAGAGG tataatgacttgaagaagaagaagagaatcGTTGAGAACGATAAAGCCAAGATTCTGGAGACCATAGCCGAGTTGGACCAGAAGAAGAACGAGGCTCTGAATGTTGCCTGGCAGAAG GTGAATAAAGACTTCGGCTCCATCTTCTCCACCCTCTTGCCGGGCGCCGACGCTCGTCTGGCTCCGCCCGAGGGGTGTGGCGTGCTGGACGGCCTGGAGTTCAAGGTCGCCCTCGGCAACACCTGGAAAGAGAACCTCACCGAGCTCAGCGGAGGGCAAAG gtctTTGGTGGCGCTGTCGCTCATTCTGGCCATGCTGCTGTTTAAACCGGCGCCCATCTACATCCTGGACGAGGTGGATGCTGCGTTGGACCTCTCTCACACGCAGAACATCGGCCAGATGCTGCgtacacacttcacacactcacag TTCGTGGTGGTGTCTCTGAAAGACGGAATGTTCACCAACGCCAACGTGCTCTTCAAGACCAAGTTTGTTGACGGCATCTCCGCGGTAACCCGCACGGCTCAGAGTCAGGAAGGGAAAGTGTTGGCACAGCGCGCGCAGGAGAAAGCCAAGACTAAAGACAAACGCCAGCGACAGATACTGGTCAACTAA